From a region of the Constantimarinum furrinae genome:
- a CDS encoding GNAT family N-acetyltransferase, translating into MWSIVPYKSTFAKDFYELNIEWLETYFYVEDFDREVLLNPEKYIITPGGHIFFAVENDKVLGTVALMKASGNNFELTKMAVRIDARGKQIGQKLMQYCIDFAKKQNFDSLFLYSNTKLENAIHIYRKYGFIEIPVEPDSPYERSNIKMVLSFS; encoded by the coding sequence ATGTGGTCCATTGTTCCTTATAAATCAACTTTCGCTAAAGATTTTTACGAATTGAATATTGAATGGCTGGAAACGTATTTTTATGTGGAGGACTTTGACCGCGAAGTGTTGCTCAATCCTGAAAAATATATCATTACACCCGGCGGACATATCTTTTTTGCTGTAGAAAACGATAAGGTGTTGGGTACTGTGGCATTAATGAAAGCTTCGGGAAACAACTTTGAACTCACAAAAATGGCCGTTCGAATCGATGCTCGAGGGAAACAGATAGGGCAAAAGCTGATGCAATATTGTATTGACTTTGCTAAAAAGCAGAATTTCGATAGTCTCTTTCTCTATTCGAATACAAAACTCGAAAATGCCATTCATATTTACAGAAAGTACGGATTTATAGAAATTCCGGTGGAGCCGGATAGTCCTTATGAACGGAGTAATATTAAAATGGTCTTATCATTTTCATAA
- a CDS encoding DUF6607 family protein, with translation MKQLAIFSVFLMIFSNGINAQTKKELDQKAIKSMCGCYEVSFNFAETFKYSEDPNYTPSTEKHDSGLEWVELVEDSEDKIVLQHLLIVGNPASPKVIKHWRQDWLFENTDLYEFNADNTWTYNSLAPNTVKGQWTQKVFQVDDSPRYEGTATWVHVDGISFWENTTPAPLPRREYTKRSDYNLTMRTNKHVITKDGWLHDQDNQKIIRKKGEDDKILAEEKGLNKYVKVEDSRCQAALTYWNEKHKFWSLVRSKWDEVFGRKKDLHLNDKVEGKALYQYLFSDEITPQKKEIDKTVESFVID, from the coding sequence ATGAAACAATTAGCTATTTTTTCAGTATTTCTGATGATCTTTTCCAACGGAATAAATGCCCAAACCAAAAAAGAACTGGACCAGAAAGCCATTAAAAGCATGTGTGGTTGCTATGAAGTAAGTTTCAATTTTGCTGAGACTTTTAAGTATTCAGAAGATCCTAATTATACCCCGTCTACAGAAAAACACGATAGTGGTCTGGAATGGGTTGAACTGGTAGAGGATTCCGAAGATAAGATCGTATTGCAACATTTATTAATTGTTGGCAACCCCGCCAGTCCTAAAGTAATAAAGCACTGGCGACAAGACTGGTTGTTTGAGAACACAGATCTTTATGAATTTAATGCAGACAATACTTGGACTTATAATTCATTAGCTCCTAACACGGTTAAAGGGCAATGGACACAAAAGGTTTTTCAGGTGGATGACAGTCCGCGTTACGAAGGAACAGCAACTTGGGTTCATGTTGATGGAATCAGTTTCTGGGAAAATACGACTCCGGCACCACTTCCTCGAAGAGAGTATACAAAGCGAAGTGATTATAATCTAACCATGCGTACCAACAAGCATGTGATCACAAAAGATGGTTGGTTGCACGATCAGGATAACCAAAAGATCATCAGAAAAAAAGGTGAAGATGATAAAATCCTTGCTGAAGAAAAAGGACTCAATAAATATGTGAAAGTTGAGGATAGCCGCTGCCAAGCCGCCTTGACCTACTGGAATGAAAAGCACAAATTCTGGTCACTGGTACGAAGCAAATGGGATGAAGTCTTCGGAAGAAAGAAAGACTTACACCTTAATGATAAGGTAGAAGGAAAGGCGCTGTATCAGTACCTTTTTTCAGATGAGATAACTCCTCAGAAAAAGGAAATTGATAAAACTGTTGAATCCTTTGTGATAGACTAA
- a CDS encoding formimidoylglutamase has translation MKLVKFYTQEDIRALVNKRRGELKFGEGLSVVSNWSGLTERPEKYVLLGIPEDIGVRANYGNPGTALAWMDALKVLCNIQQNHYTHVERIMVLGEIDCDDEMRSASRLSSKEENYSEKLGKLVSAIDNKVSNTIQRVVEAGKFPIVIGGGHNNSYGNLKGCYNALQKPVNCLNFDAHTDFRALEHRHSGNGFSYAFEEGYLANYFTFGLHRNYTSQAVLERLQLHVQRIQFELFEDIEVNKKISFSDAAHKAEAFICNDTFGLELDLDAIEDMGSSAMTPGGFSITEARRFISYFSKNPNCVYLHICEGAPTLGNFKTQVGKTISFLISDVIA, from the coding sequence ATGAAACTGGTTAAGTTTTACACCCAAGAGGACATAAGAGCACTAGTTAATAAACGCAGGGGAGAATTAAAGTTTGGCGAAGGTCTATCTGTGGTCAGTAACTGGAGTGGACTAACTGAAAGACCCGAAAAATATGTGCTTCTCGGAATACCGGAGGACATTGGCGTGCGAGCCAATTACGGAAATCCCGGCACGGCCCTGGCCTGGATGGATGCACTTAAAGTACTGTGTAATATTCAGCAAAACCATTATACTCATGTTGAAAGAATCATGGTTCTCGGGGAGATCGATTGTGATGATGAAATGAGATCGGCTTCAAGGTTATCTTCTAAAGAGGAAAACTATTCCGAAAAACTGGGCAAATTGGTGAGTGCCATCGACAATAAAGTATCAAATACGATCCAAAGGGTCGTTGAAGCCGGTAAATTCCCAATCGTGATAGGCGGCGGACATAATAACAGCTACGGAAATTTAAAGGGGTGTTATAATGCGCTTCAGAAACCTGTAAACTGTCTAAATTTTGATGCCCACACCGACTTCAGGGCTTTGGAACATCGTCACAGCGGTAACGGATTCTCCTATGCCTTCGAAGAGGGCTATCTGGCAAATTATTTTACATTCGGCCTACACAGGAATTATACCTCTCAGGCCGTATTAGAGCGCCTTCAATTGCATGTACAGCGGATACAGTTTGAATTATTTGAAGATATTGAGGTCAATAAAAAAATATCATTTAGTGACGCCGCACATAAGGCCGAAGCCTTTATATGTAATGATACTTTCGGACTCGAACTTGATCTCGATGCCATAGAAGACATGGGTAGCAGCGCCATGACACCCGGAGGATTCTCTATCACCGAAGCTAGAAGATTTATTTCCTATTTTTCGAAGAATCCAAACTGCGTTTACCTTCATATTTGTGAGGGAGCTCCAACACTGGGTAATTTTAAAACCCAGGTGGGAAAGACTATTTCTTTTTTAATTTCAGATGTAATCGCTTAA
- a CDS encoding MBL fold metallo-hydrolase: MKNIIILFALIISVAACKNETKEQAVVEPEIIEETVDTTTFNVTPISHATMVLEMGGTIIYVDPVGGASAFEGMPEPDLILITDIHGDHFDLNTLEAINTAETKIFVPMAVAEKLPEFLQAQIAVISNGDTKDAFEMMIEAIPMYNLRKEALKFHEKGRGNGYVINKNGYRVYISGDTEDIPEMRQLDSIDVAFVCMNLPYTMTVESAADAVLDFRPEVVYPYHFRGTDGMSDVAKFKSLVNAANDSIEVIQLDWYPENNQ, encoded by the coding sequence ATGAAAAATATAATCATCCTTTTTGCTTTAATTATAAGTGTGGCTGCTTGTAAAAACGAAACCAAAGAGCAGGCGGTCGTAGAACCTGAGATCATTGAAGAGACTGTAGATACAACGACCTTTAATGTCACTCCAATTTCACACGCTACCATGGTACTGGAAATGGGTGGCACTATAATATATGTGGATCCCGTTGGCGGAGCGTCTGCTTTTGAAGGAATGCCCGAACCCGACCTCATTCTTATCACCGATATTCACGGGGATCATTTCGATCTTAACACGTTAGAAGCTATCAATACTGCGGAAACCAAGATCTTTGTTCCCATGGCGGTAGCCGAAAAACTACCGGAATTTCTTCAGGCACAAATAGCCGTGATAAGCAACGGAGATACTAAGGATGCCTTCGAGATGATGATTGAGGCTATACCCATGTACAATCTTCGTAAAGAAGCATTAAAATTTCATGAGAAAGGAAGAGGAAACGGCTATGTGATCAATAAAAACGGGTATCGCGTCTATATTTCCGGAGACACTGAAGACATTCCGGAAATGCGTCAACTCGATAGTATAGATGTAGCCTTTGTGTGTATGAACCTGCCATATACCATGACCGTCGAATCGGCGGCCGATGCAGTATTAGATTTTAGACCGGAAGTCGTTTACCCATATCACTTTAGAGGAACTGACGGCATGAGTGACGTGGCCAAATTTAAGAGCCTCGTCAATGCGGCTAACGACTCCATAGAGGTTATACAGCTGGATTGGTACCCGGAAAACAACCAGTAG
- a CDS encoding TonB-dependent receptor plug domain-containing protein, giving the protein MSLNKNNILFYFSVLLVLKGYTQEDQFLIKDSTQIETISEIIVTATRTKRQLSSLPLPAQIISKKELENSNSIRLSDILNEQTGLITIPDFGGGEGIQLQGMDAQYSLILVDGVPLIGRSAGTLDLNRITVGNIKQIEIVKGASSGLYGSEALGGVINIITETPKYGLTGSLDNRYGSFNTSDLSTGINFRKSKLSISGFFNRYSSDGYKLFEESELNTVEPFHNYTFQTKLNYELNESTTLFLSGRYFTQDQDYNAEGGLTGASETNEWNTHLRSSHTFGEKWKSYFEFYATGYTAEEFLNNSDGLLFQEANYDQLLIRPEIRVLFNPLKNSEITGGIGYTHESLDRNDFSTKPEFNSPYIFAQYDLTAFENLNIILGARFDMHNQYESQFSPKLAARFKLNNKIAVKGSVGYGFKAPDFRQLYFNFTNGTVGYTVLGYNAAPEALTQLKDQGEIANLIVPLSEFLGDLSPESSVSINLGIDYDIFSSLSVHLNIFRNNIDNLIDTRIVANKTNGQNVFSYFNVNRVFTQGAEMNISWQPHNHLKISGGYQLLYAKDKDVITIFENGEAFAREDPSSTSFQLENENYFGLYNRSRHMANVKIFHKFSRWGIDNSLRATYRSRYALSDSNGNGFLDTYDTFAKGYVVIDVALNKTIYKNYRLGVGVDNMLGFTDPQNSSNIPGRIYYGKLNIQF; this is encoded by the coding sequence ATGAGTCTAAATAAAAATAATATTCTATTTTATTTTTCTGTTTTGTTGGTGTTAAAAGGGTATACACAAGAGGATCAATTCCTTATAAAAGACAGCACTCAAATTGAAACTATTTCAGAGATAATAGTAACAGCAACCCGGACCAAAAGACAACTTTCCTCCCTCCCTCTGCCCGCTCAGATCATTTCAAAAAAAGAGCTGGAAAATTCAAATTCCATACGCCTTTCAGACATATTAAACGAACAAACCGGTCTAATCACCATTCCCGATTTTGGCGGTGGCGAAGGCATACAACTTCAGGGAATGGATGCACAATATAGCCTCATACTTGTTGACGGTGTCCCTCTTATCGGCAGATCTGCAGGAACCTTAGATCTTAACCGTATCACCGTGGGTAATATAAAACAGATCGAAATAGTGAAAGGGGCTTCTTCCGGTTTATACGGAAGTGAAGCTTTGGGTGGCGTAATAAACATAATAACAGAAACTCCCAAATACGGCCTAACAGGATCTCTGGATAATCGCTACGGTTCATTTAACACCAGTGATCTTAGTACGGGAATCAATTTCAGAAAAAGTAAGTTAAGTATAAGCGGCTTTTTTAACCGATACAGCAGTGATGGGTATAAACTTTTTGAAGAAAGCGAGTTAAACACCGTTGAACCTTTCCACAATTATACGTTTCAAACAAAGCTGAATTACGAACTGAATGAATCCACCACTCTGTTTCTCTCAGGTAGATATTTTACTCAAGATCAGGACTACAATGCAGAGGGAGGCCTCACCGGTGCCTCCGAAACAAATGAGTGGAACACACATTTAAGATCAAGTCACACATTCGGGGAAAAATGGAAAAGTTATTTCGAATTCTATGCAACCGGCTATACAGCTGAAGAATTCCTAAATAATTCTGACGGTTTATTGTTTCAGGAAGCAAATTATGATCAATTACTTATACGACCAGAAATTAGAGTATTATTTAATCCCTTAAAAAATTCAGAAATTACGGGTGGTATTGGGTACACACACGAATCATTAGACAGAAACGACTTTTCAACCAAACCCGAATTTAATTCTCCATACATATTCGCCCAGTATGATCTAACTGCATTCGAGAATCTTAACATCATCCTAGGTGCTAGATTCGATATGCACAATCAATACGAATCGCAATTCAGTCCGAAATTAGCAGCCCGCTTTAAATTAAACAATAAAATAGCCGTAAAAGGCTCTGTAGGTTATGGCTTTAAGGCTCCCGATTTTAGGCAGCTCTACTTTAATTTCACCAATGGAACCGTGGGATATACGGTCTTGGGATATAATGCAGCACCCGAAGCTCTTACCCAGTTGAAAGATCAGGGTGAAATTGCAAACCTAATAGTACCTCTTTCAGAGTTTCTGGGAGACTTGAGTCCCGAAAGTTCGGTAAGCATAAATCTAGGAATAGACTATGACATTTTTTCTTCACTTTCAGTTCACCTTAACATTTTCAGAAATAATATAGACAACCTTATCGATACCCGTATTGTTGCAAATAAAACCAACGGACAAAACGTCTTCAGCTATTTTAACGTCAATAGAGTATTTACACAGGGAGCTGAAATGAACATAAGCTGGCAACCGCACAATCATCTTAAAATCTCAGGTGGCTATCAATTGTTATATGCGAAGGATAAAGACGTGATTACGATCTTCGAGAATGGGGAAGCCTTTGCTCGCGAAGATCCGTCGTCAACATCCTTTCAGTTAGAAAACGAAAATTACTTCGGGTTATACAATCGCTCACGACATATGGCCAATGTAAAGATATTCCACAAGTTCTCGCGTTGGGGTATAGACAATTCACTTAGAGCAACATACAGGAGTCGTTATGCACTTTCAGACAGTAATGGTAACGGATTTTTGGATACCTACGACACCTTTGCCAAGGGCTATGTGGTAATCGATGTAGCATTAAATAAAACCATTTACAAGAATTACCGTCTGGGTGTTGGTGTTGACAATATGTTGGGGTTTACCGACCCACAAAACAGCAGCAATATTCCAGGAAGAATTTACTACGGAAAACTCAATATTCAATTTTAA
- a CDS encoding trans-sulfuration enzyme family protein has product MKSKRPGTNTICTHIGEVKDEQFKGSVSPLFMGSSYAYEGVDVKRYPRYFNTPNQEALCKKIAMLEHTEGALIFGSGMAAVSTTMLAFLQQGDHVVLQKTLYGGTYNFVVEELHKFGIEYSFTQGFSEEDFSKEIKENTKVIFIETPSNPLMLITDLKMIHRLAKKHNIISMIDNTFASPINQNPHDFGIDICLHSATKYMGGHSDICAGAVAASQEHIDRIWNLAKNLGGSLSDYTVWLLERSMKTMKLRVKAQNRNAKRMAKWLDNHALVKKVYYPGLKDHPDHELAKSQMRGYSGMLSFELVDEINPDLFMESLSLIKQSMSLAGIESTILSPKKTSHALLSSEERQRQGIGDGLLRFSVGIEEKEDLINDIEQAFRKVNDKSLEKSVV; this is encoded by the coding sequence ATGAAATCTAAGAGACCGGGTACAAATACCATTTGTACTCATATAGGTGAGGTTAAGGATGAACAATTTAAAGGATCTGTATCACCCTTGTTTATGGGAAGCTCTTACGCTTATGAGGGGGTGGACGTAAAACGATATCCCCGATACTTTAACACTCCTAATCAGGAAGCTCTTTGTAAAAAGATAGCAATGCTGGAGCATACCGAAGGTGCACTTATCTTCGGAAGTGGTATGGCGGCTGTAAGCACCACTATGCTCGCATTTTTACAACAAGGAGATCATGTTGTGCTACAGAAGACCTTGTACGGAGGAACTTATAATTTTGTGGTTGAAGAGTTGCATAAATTTGGAATAGAATATTCGTTTACTCAGGGGTTTTCGGAAGAAGACTTCAGCAAAGAAATTAAAGAAAATACTAAGGTGATCTTTATTGAAACACCTTCAAACCCTTTAATGCTCATCACAGATCTGAAGATGATACATAGACTTGCCAAAAAGCACAATATTATTTCAATGATCGACAATACTTTTGCTTCGCCAATTAATCAGAATCCGCATGATTTCGGAATTGATATCTGTCTTCACAGTGCGACGAAATACATGGGTGGGCATAGTGATATATGTGCGGGAGCTGTAGCAGCCTCGCAGGAACATATTGACAGAATATGGAATCTCGCCAAAAACCTAGGCGGTAGTTTGAGTGATTATACAGTTTGGTTGCTTGAACGCAGTATGAAGACGATGAAATTAAGGGTTAAGGCTCAAAACCGAAATGCTAAACGTATGGCCAAATGGTTGGATAATCATGCCTTGGTTAAAAAAGTATATTATCCGGGATTAAAAGATCATCCCGATCATGAGTTGGCAAAATCGCAAATGCGGGGATATTCCGGAATGCTTTCCTTTGAGTTGGTAGATGAGATAAACCCCGATCTTTTTATGGAATCTCTATCACTTATAAAACAATCCATGAGTCTGGCGGGAATAGAATCCACCATATTATCGCCTAAAAAGACCTCTCATGCTTTGTTATCTTCCGAGGAGAGACAACGGCAGGGAATTGGTGACGGATTGCTGCGTTTTTCGGTTGGAATTGAGGAAAAAGAAGACCTGATCAACGATATTGAGCAAGCATTTAGAAAAGTAAACGACAAATCTCTAGAAAAATCAGTAGTATGA
- the hutI gene encoding imidazolonepropionase — MKILLINIKELLQVRENAPKLLLGTQMRDLPTIKNAWLYIENDTIRDYGSMDNCIELEGFKPIDCTGKIVMPAWCDSHSHLVYAGNREQEFIDRINGLSYQEIAEKGGGILNSAKKLQETSEADLYKQSAERLKEVMRLGTGALEIKSGYGLTTEAELKMLRVAKKLNENFPITIKTTFLGAHAVPSEYQNDKDGYLNLICNEMLPKVADQKLAEYVDVFCEEGYFSVSDTERILSEAKKYELIPKIHVNQFNAIGGVAAGVKHNALSVDHLEVLTPEDINALKGSDTMPVALPSCSYFLSIPYTPGREIIDNGLPLALATDYNPGSTPSGNMNFVVATACIKMKLTPAEAINAATINGAYAMGLSDTHGSITKGKKANVIITKKIPSYGYLPYAFGSYLIDTVILNGEKI; from the coding sequence ATGAAAATTTTACTCATAAATATAAAGGAACTTCTTCAGGTTAGAGAAAATGCTCCAAAGCTGCTTTTAGGAACCCAAATGCGCGATCTACCTACTATAAAGAACGCGTGGTTGTATATTGAAAATGATACTATCCGGGACTATGGAAGTATGGATAATTGTATAGAACTCGAAGGGTTTAAGCCCATTGATTGTACCGGAAAGATCGTAATGCCTGCCTGGTGTGATTCGCATTCTCATCTGGTGTATGCCGGAAACAGGGAACAGGAATTTATTGACCGAATTAACGGCTTATCCTATCAGGAAATTGCTGAAAAAGGAGGTGGAATCTTAAACAGTGCTAAAAAACTTCAGGAAACATCTGAAGCAGATTTATATAAGCAATCGGCTGAACGATTAAAAGAAGTGATGCGCCTGGGCACCGGTGCTCTGGAAATTAAGAGCGGCTACGGTCTCACCACAGAAGCCGAACTTAAAATGCTTCGGGTTGCCAAAAAACTTAACGAAAATTTTCCTATAACCATTAAAACTACATTTCTGGGAGCACACGCCGTGCCTTCAGAATATCAAAACGACAAAGACGGATATCTTAATCTAATCTGTAACGAAATGCTTCCGAAGGTCGCCGATCAAAAACTTGCAGAATATGTCGATGTGTTTTGTGAGGAAGGCTATTTTTCAGTTTCAGATACCGAAAGAATTCTTTCAGAAGCAAAAAAATACGAACTCATTCCGAAAATACACGTCAATCAGTTTAATGCCATTGGAGGTGTAGCTGCCGGAGTAAAACACAATGCTTTAAGTGTAGATCACCTTGAAGTACTTACACCCGAAGACATCAATGCCCTGAAAGGATCGGACACTATGCCGGTGGCACTTCCCTCCTGCTCTTATTTTTTGAGTATTCCCTATACTCCGGGTCGGGAAATTATAGATAACGGACTCCCCTTAGCCCTTGCTACCGATTACAATCCGGGCTCAACTCCAAGCGGAAACATGAATTTTGTGGTTGCCACAGCCTGTATAAAAATGAAGCTTACCCCCGCGGAAGCCATAAATGCAGCGACCATTAACGGCGCATATGCCATGGGGTTAAGTGACACACACGGAAGTATTACCAAAGGTAAAAAGGCCAATGTGATCATTACCAAAAAAATTCCTTCCTACGGATACCTTCCTTATGCCTTCGGAAGTTACCTCATCGATACAGTGATCCTAAATGGTGAAAAAATATGA
- a CDS encoding DoxX family membrane protein, producing the protein MTKSISILFIILRLILGGMMIYGGIEKFEKPIPSPAEVLEKAQQFSAPEKESTLQKVLYISGSKQTGYYWQLLGICELVFGLLLILQGTGFIGALFLLPITLHIFLFHLFLEADEVWGLLKTTALFLINILLVLKEKPKWKHLLWIKPV; encoded by the coding sequence ATGACAAAATCAATTAGCATCTTGTTTATAATTCTCCGGCTAATTTTAGGAGGAATGATGATATACGGAGGAATAGAAAAATTTGAAAAGCCTATTCCATCACCTGCTGAAGTACTTGAAAAGGCCCAACAATTTTCAGCGCCGGAAAAAGAAAGTACACTTCAAAAGGTATTGTACATAAGTGGCTCAAAGCAGACGGGCTATTATTGGCAATTGTTAGGAATATGTGAACTGGTTTTCGGTTTACTTTTAATCCTTCAGGGAACCGGGTTTATAGGTGCTTTGTTTTTATTGCCTATCACCTTGCATATTTTTCTATTCCATCTTTTTCTGGAAGCAGATGAAGTGTGGGGACTCCTCAAAACTACAGCTCTATTCCTAATCAATATTCTGCTAGTGCTAAAGGAAAAACCTAAATGGAAACATTTACTTTGGATCAAGCCTGTTTAA
- the ftcD gene encoding glutamate formimidoyltransferase, which produces MQQQLIECVPNISEGIDAAKIKAIAAEVETVDGVKLLDIDPGKATNRTVITFVGEPEPVIEAAFRLIKKASQLIDMSKHHGEHPRFGATDVCPLVPIANITLEETATYAHKLGERVGKELGIPGYIYEKAAKEEKRRNLANCRSGEYEGLPKKLHDPQWKPDFGPSEFNEAVAKTGAIAISARDFLIAYNVNLNTTSTRRANAIAFDIREAGRVKREGNPITGKKVLDKDGEPVRIPGKLKAVKGIGWYIEEYGIAQISYNLTNISITSMHEAFDETCKAAIERGLRVTGSELVGLVPLQAMLDAADYFLKKQQRSLGISETEKIKIAVKSLGLDDLKPFDPEEKIIEYMLKGNEKKLIDLSVNDFADETAAESMAPGGGSISAYVGALGVALGTMVANLSGHKAGWDDKWEMYSHWAEKGQQYKQKLLYLVDEDTNAFNKIIDGFRMSQTSEEEKALRKEAIEEATKYATEIPFQVMETAFNSMEVMQAMIKDGLQSSLSDAGVGILCARTAVIGAYFNVRINAKDIKDRDFAERILTKAKNIYEQTLAIEHEVINHIDSKM; this is translated from the coding sequence ATGCAACAACAACTTATAGAATGTGTCCCGAATATCAGTGAAGGGATCGATGCAGCAAAAATAAAAGCCATCGCCGCCGAAGTTGAAACAGTAGACGGAGTGAAATTACTGGATATCGATCCGGGAAAAGCCACCAACCGAACTGTGATCACCTTTGTTGGCGAACCGGAACCGGTGATAGAAGCCGCCTTCCGATTAATAAAAAAAGCATCGCAACTCATCGATATGAGCAAACATCATGGGGAGCACCCACGTTTTGGGGCTACCGATGTTTGTCCGTTGGTACCCATCGCAAACATCACCTTGGAAGAAACCGCAACCTATGCGCATAAATTAGGTGAACGGGTTGGAAAAGAACTGGGAATTCCTGGGTATATTTATGAAAAAGCCGCAAAGGAAGAGAAACGCAGGAATCTGGCGAATTGCCGTAGCGGTGAATACGAAGGGCTTCCGAAAAAATTACATGATCCTCAATGGAAACCCGATTTTGGCCCTTCAGAATTTAATGAAGCGGTTGCAAAAACCGGGGCTATTGCGATTTCGGCCCGTGATTTCCTTATCGCCTATAACGTTAACCTGAATACCACCTCCACCCGACGCGCCAATGCCATTGCATTCGATATACGGGAAGCGGGAAGAGTGAAGCGGGAAGGAAATCCGATCACCGGTAAAAAAGTGCTGGACAAGGACGGGGAACCGGTTCGGATTCCGGGTAAATTGAAAGCAGTTAAGGGGATTGGCTGGTATATAGAAGAATACGGTATTGCCCAAATTTCTTACAATCTTACCAACATTTCCATCACGTCCATGCATGAAGCCTTTGATGAAACCTGTAAGGCGGCGATAGAACGCGGACTTAGAGTTACAGGGTCCGAATTGGTCGGGCTGGTACCCTTGCAAGCCATGTTGGATGCAGCAGATTATTTTCTGAAGAAACAACAGCGCTCTTTGGGTATTTCTGAAACTGAAAAAATTAAGATCGCGGTAAAGTCCCTTGGATTAGATGACCTGAAACCTTTTGATCCTGAAGAAAAGATCATCGAATATATGCTGAAAGGCAATGAGAAAAAGCTGATCGATCTTTCGGTAAACGACTTTGCAGATGAAACCGCAGCCGAATCCATGGCGCCGGGAGGAGGTTCCATTTCTGCTTATGTGGGCGCACTAGGTGTAGCTTTAGGGACTATGGTGGCAAACCTTTCAGGCCATAAGGCCGGTTGGGACGATAAATGGGAAATGTATTCCCATTGGGCCGAAAAAGGACAACAATACAAACAAAAACTACTTTATCTGGTCGATGAAGACACCAATGCTTTTAATAAGATCATCGATGGTTTTAGAATGTCTCAAACCTCAGAGGAGGAAAAAGCATTAAGAAAAGAGGCGATTGAAGAGGCTACAAAATATGCCACAGAGATCCCATTTCAGGTTATGGAAACTGCCTTCAATTCTATGGAAGTCATGCAGGCAATGATCAAAGACGGACTTCAATCATCCTTATCAGATGCCGGTGTTGGGATCCTTTGTGCGAGAACTGCGGTGATTGGGGCTTATTTCAATGTTCGTATTAACGCAAAGGATATAAAAGACCGTGATTTTGCTGAACGTATTTTGACAAAAGCTAAAAATATCTATGAGCAGACACTTGCGATCGAACATGAGGTCATTAATCATATTGACAGTAAAATGTAA
- a CDS encoding HmuY family protein, producing MKTINYFLSIILFAGFSSCSSDDDNNTTLLEVESELVSNLYAPQEGGQGQPVSGAFTKFDFESGQVTTSDTEWDIAFRGTSIIVNGGVSLGTTDEPDRTGEAAAYIANGTMSSVTEVNTVSFVQDSASGYAIPSGSGNGWYLYDSDNFLIVPISGKILVFRTRDGRYAKMEILSYYKDAPSNPDAMVDEGRFYTFNYVFQPNEDQLTF from the coding sequence ATGAAAACAATTAACTATTTTCTTTCAATTATTTTATTCGCCGGATTTAGCTCATGCAGTAGTGATGACGATAACAACACTACCCTACTTGAGGTGGAATCTGAATTAGTCTCAAACCTATACGCTCCCCAGGAAGGTGGACAAGGACAACCTGTTTCAGGAGCGTTTACAAAATTCGATTTTGAAAGCGGTCAAGTTACTACAAGTGACACCGAATGGGATATCGCCTTTAGAGGAACATCAATAATTGTTAACGGAGGCGTATCTCTGGGTACAACAGATGAGCCGGATCGTACCGGAGAAGCCGCTGCTTACATTGCGAATGGAACAATGTCCTCTGTAACAGAAGTAAATACAGTTTCATTTGTTCAGGATTCAGCCTCTGGGTATGCTATTCCTTCCGGAAGCGGAAACGGTTGGTATCTGTACGATTCCGATAATTTTCTTATCGTGCCCATTTCAGGAAAAATATTAGTGTTTAGAACGCGAGACGGAAGATATGCTAAGATGGAAATTCTAAGTTATTATAAGGATGCTCCTTCAAATCCTGATGCTATGGTTGACGAAGGAAGATTTTACACTTTTAACTATGTATTTCAACCAAATGAAGATCAATTAACATTTTAA